The Zygotorulaspora mrakii chromosome 4, complete sequence nucleotide sequence TGTCAATCGAACAACATACAATAGCTCGAATCCGTTTATGTCTTCTATGAtagaaaatgatgaaaattctggTAACAACAAGCAAACTAATAACGAGCTTTCTTTACCGCAAGACTCGCAATTGATGCTAATGGAAGAGGGTCAGCTCTCCACAAATCAATACCTACAAGAACGTAACCGCGCCGTAGAGACAATTGAAAGTACTATTCAAGAGGTTGGTAATCTATTTCAGCAGTTGGCGTCAATGGTCCAGGAACAAGGAGAAGTTATACAAAGGATTGATGCCAACGTCGATGACATAGATATGAATATAACGGGTGCACAAAGGGAACttttaaaatattttgatagaGTTAAGAGCAATAGATGGTTAGCGGTTAAgatttttctcattatattcgtcttcttcttaGTCTGGGTATTAGTGAATTAGACAAACTGCCGGTAAGCTGgagcagaaaaaaattaaacTATAAAAAAGGAAGCACATtcagatatatatatatatatatatatatacaagTTACTATTATTGCAGACCCATTTCCATTTGTAATTCTCTTAATGCACgttcatcttcatcctcctcATCCTCAGCTTCCTTGCTTAGCTCCTCACGACTTGtcgattttattttatcatCAGGAACATTGGGTAGGTTCATCTGTTCTGTAGCTTTTGTTTCCTTTACAGGCACGGACTCTTGTGCTAACATATCAAGCTCTTCGTCTAGCTCATCCTCATCCACTTCATTGACACCAGTATACATCGGTCTGGATATCGCGTCGCTGATCTCTTCACCCAGCTCAACCTGTTCTCTGATCTCATCCATCGTCTCGTCCACCTTATCTATATCCAGCCCGTTATGCATGGTTTTCATGGCTTTTGCACCTTGTTTCATCGCCCTCATGGTTTCGAGGTTCAAATTAGCACTTTCGATCGAGAACAGTTGCTGTTCCAGCAAATCTATTTGTCCATCCAGCTTGGCCGATTGCGCttcatatatttttttcttcttcaaagagTTTTTGGCCATATTCTTGTTGTTTTTGCTGAGAAATGTGCGTGCCTCATTCTCCTGATTCACTATCTGTGTCTGCAAATGACTCTGCTTCTTCGAGAGCAGATTTATCTGCTCTCTTAATTCCACTATGGCCTTCTTGGGCAGGTCTTTACTCTTAGCGCTGGAGCCATTTGATCCcccaaaaaaataagataACATCTTGAAACTAGATTACCACGCAATCAAAAGAACCTGACACACTCGGTACCCTAACGTTCCACAAACTGCCCGTTGTTATCCCTCTTACTCTACGATGATCTTTATCTCTTAGAAAGGGTGAACCAGCAAACCCAGACTTGTTACCTTCCTTTGAAGATACCATACTGATAAAAAACCGTTTAAAgggatttttgaaatatatcaagaaaCAAAGAAACCAAAACAGCATGTGAGATTCACGTGAAGCGTTGTATTGCTGATCTGTAACTCTCAAGAGATCTGCTAGATATCCAATCCACTCCAGTGGCCGAATTCGACTCAATAGGATCCGAAAGTCCCGGCACCAAGCTACGCAACTACTGCCATGTGTGTAGAACAAACGGCTTGAAAGATAGAATGAGATCGATCGTGCATTTGGCGCAGGCATCGAGCACGCTCCATTTCGCCCTATAAATGGGTTGCCCTGGTTCCATACGTTTGCAATGGCATTTTCTTGCGCCTGCTCCCCCATTCTCGACCGTTCAGACAACCCCGGACAGGTTGTCGATCACAGAACGGCTGAACGCCTCTTCTGCAATGTTGAGTCTGGACTTTGCAGCTCTCATGGCAGCACAATTAAGGCTCCTACCACCATGCACATCTTCTTGATTAGATCGAGTTTCTCAtgttttttcagtttttaATCTCTCTTTCCcggattctttttttctttttcgctTGGTTGTcgtattttcatcttttgcaTTATATATCGAGCAGTTGCACCTCGTTGAAACAGCGTCGTTTAGATTTCAAGGATCCAATTGCTCCTATGCTCAGTGTGTATCGGCGGGCTTGAGATGAATATAAGGAATTCTTCAGATGCACAATCACGCCTGATACCAAACCACCAGCGGATAATCTCTTCGAAACAATGGATCATAGAGGACAAGAACAGCAAAAACCAAGTAATGACCAAGAGTGATGGAAAACGCACCACAGCGACTACCAAATCAGATAGGAAAAGCTCCAAGGAGCTTGAAACAGCTAAGCTGCAGATGGAGTACAACTCCGTGAAACAGGAAAACGATAAGCTGAAAAACGTGATTGGGAAGCTAAAACAAGAGATAGATATATACACGAACCTGCTGAACCACACGAACGGCGCATGCCCAGGGACCAAGAGTAAGGGCAGGTCAGGCAAGTACCAGGACAACGCAATGATGAAGAGTCTGCTTATAAACACGccaaagagaagaaaaaagtcTGAAGTCTCGACGACTGCGCCGGCTGCGATGCGAGCTCCCACACCTGCACCGGCTCACGCCTCCGGGACGAAGCACGCAAGACAAGCGACGCCCAAGGCTGCAAGTGCACCAGAACCTACCGACATCAAGAGCACGGCAACCACACCTGCCCTTGGTGCTACATTTGCATCTGCGTCTGTTCCAGGCTCCGCCTCAGTATCTGCCTCAGGCTCTGCCTCAGTATCTGCCTCCCCTTCCACTCCCACGACGTCCCAGACTTCCGATGACATGGTCAGCCCAGATGATCTCATGTTAATGAACACCCTCACAGACGTTTTGAATCacatgaaataaaattcaacaaaatCAGACTTACATATAACTATATATTCACGCAGCGCTACATAACGATATTCTAATGATAATTAACGATTCTTACCTCATCTAAGTGTCACCATTGGTATTGCCAGTGTTTTTATTGCAGCCTGGAAGGCTTCTTAGATAGGCGATTTCGGTCCCGGCGAATTGCAGCTCGGAGCTTTTTAGGCCCTTCCCCGTTCAACGCGGTGTGGGcaaacagaaaattttATAAGCCAGCAGTA carries:
- the SNF7 gene encoding ESCRT-III subunit protein SNF7 (similar to Saccharomyces cerevisiae SNF7 (YLR025W); ancestral locus Anc_2.422), coding for MLSYFFGGSNGSSAKSKDLPKKAIVELREQINLLSKKQSHLQTQIVNQENEARTFLSKNNKNMAKNSLKKKKIYEAQSAKLDGQIDLLEQQLFSIESANLNLETMRAMKQGAKAMKTMHNGLDIDKVDETMDEIREQVELGEEISDAISRPMYTGVNEVDEDELDEELDMLAQESVPVKETKATEQMNLPNVPDDKIKSTSREELSKEAEDEEDEDERALRELQMEMGLQ